From a region of the Paenibacillus lutimineralis genome:
- a CDS encoding GNAT family N-acetyltransferase produces the protein MIRYRRPRQDDPVIIDLIEKELVPYSHLPPEEIATIFKDLPKRLARGITLVASPYYEADSVAFIHFMIHGELLYIDMTAVAPAHRRQRLGKTLMSHAEQYAGSRGCKRAKVMVDQGNSRAHSFYRKLGYKTIRYIDQSECYELEKMLPIRV, from the coding sequence ATGATCCGCTATCGAAGACCCAGGCAGGATGATCCTGTCATTATCGATTTGATTGAGAAGGAGCTTGTCCCCTATTCCCACCTTCCGCCTGAGGAAATAGCTACGATTTTCAAAGACCTCCCCAAGCGATTAGCACGTGGTATTACACTAGTGGCTTCGCCATATTATGAAGCCGATTCGGTTGCCTTTATTCACTTTATGATTCATGGCGAATTGTTATATATTGACATGACGGCAGTCGCACCCGCGCATCGGCGGCAACGACTGGGAAAAACGCTGATGTCCCATGCCGAGCAGTATGCCGGTTCACGCGGATGCAAACGGGCCAAGGTGATGGTCGATCAAGGAAATTCCCGAGCCCACTCCTTCTATCGCAAGCTCGGGTACAAGACCATTCGTTATATCGATCAATCGGAATGTTATGAACTAGAGAAGATGCTTCCCATCCGGGTATAG
- the rplT gene encoding 50S ribosomal protein L20: protein MARVKGGFVVRRRHKKVLKLARGYFGSKHRIYKTANEQVMKSMQYAYRDRRTKKRDFRKLWIVRINAAARMNGLTYSKLMHGLKLAEVNINRKMLADLAVNDLEAFNSLANVAKQKINA from the coding sequence ATGGCAAGAGTAAAAGGCGGATTCGTGGTTCGTCGTCGTCATAAAAAAGTATTGAAATTAGCTAGAGGTTATTTTGGTTCGAAACACCGCATCTACAAAACAGCTAACGAGCAAGTTATGAAATCCATGCAATATGCATACCGTGATCGTCGTACGAAAAAACGCGATTTCCGCAAATTGTGGATCGTGCGTATTAACGCGGCTGCACGCATGAACGGCTTGACTTACAGCAAATTGATGCACGGCCTTAAACTGGCTGAAGTGAACATCAACCGTAAAATGCTTGCGGATCTTGCTGTGAACGATCTTGAAGCGTTCAACTCTTTGGCTAACGTAGCTAAACAAAAAATCAACGCTTAA
- the rpmI gene encoding 50S ribosomal protein L35, which produces MPKMKTHSSLKGRFKITGTGKVRRYKANRNHLLSHKSKRGKRVLANSPVAYSGDVSRMKQQLANLK; this is translated from the coding sequence ATGCCTAAAATGAAAACCCACAGCAGTCTGAAAGGACGCTTTAAAATTACTGGAACGGGTAAAGTAAGACGCTACAAAGCGAACCGCAACCACTTGCTGTCTCACAAGTCCAAACGCGGCAAACGTGTATTGGCTAACAGCCCAGTAGCTTATTCGGGTGACGTTAGCCGCATGAAACAGCAGCTTGCAAATTTGAAATAA
- the infC gene encoding translation initiation factor IF-3 translates to MINDEIRAKEVRLVGAEGEQIGIKPIREALQMAMDLNLDLVNVAPTAKPPVCRIMDYGKFRYEQQKKEKEARKNQKVVDVKEVWFRANIEEHDYQTKLRNVIKFLKDGDKVKCSVRFRGREITHADIGKKILERVKDEVAEISSIERIPKLEGRSMIMILAPKSN, encoded by the coding sequence ATGATCAATGATGAGATTCGTGCGAAGGAAGTCCGCTTGGTAGGTGCTGAAGGTGAGCAAATTGGCATTAAGCCGATCCGTGAAGCACTGCAGATGGCCATGGACTTGAACCTTGATCTCGTTAACGTAGCCCCTACAGCTAAGCCGCCGGTATGTCGGATTATGGACTATGGCAAATTCCGCTACGAACAGCAGAAGAAAGAGAAAGAGGCTCGCAAGAATCAGAAGGTTGTCGATGTCAAGGAAGTTTGGTTCCGTGCCAACATTGAGGAGCATGATTATCAGACCAAGCTTCGCAATGTTATCAAATTCCTGAAGGATGGCGATAAGGTAAAATGTTCGGTACGCTTCCGCGGCCGGGAAATTACCCATGCTGACATTGGGAAGAAGATCCTTGAACGAGTTAAGGATGAGGTAGCAGAAATCTCGTCAATTGAACGCATTCCAAAATTGGAAGGCCGCAGTATGATTATGATTTTAGCACCTAAAAGCAATTAA
- a CDS encoding glycosyltransferase family 2 protein: MFQAILIVLQVVLAVVGIYQFGLSLFGLYKKKSKVHYEPQKSFAVLVAAHNEEKVVGALMENLKHLNYPKELYDVFVICDNCTDRTAEIVRSHGMNACVRSNPNLRGKGYAIEWMLKELWKMPRQYDAIVMFDADNLAHPDFLNEMNNDLCSGARVIQGYIDTKNPEDSWITAAYGISYWYCNRLWQLSRHNLGMANFLGGTGMCFETNLLKEMGWGATSLVEDLEFTMRCVDRGVYPVFNYDAKLFDEKPLTFKASARQRLRWMQGHFTVARRYFFPLLWKSIKERNLVKLDMALYGVNVYIVLLTFLLTAVIWVDQSLLSGPHLDTLYGYMPLWISFVAIAANVFIFLAAMILEKVKSKKVYAYLILFPIYLISWWPITFYAFFTQNNKHWSHTQHTRVVRLEEVQSKQG; this comes from the coding sequence ATGTTTCAGGCTATTTTGATTGTACTGCAGGTTGTGCTCGCTGTTGTAGGGATCTATCAGTTCGGCTTATCATTGTTCGGCTTGTACAAGAAAAAGAGCAAAGTACATTACGAACCACAAAAATCATTTGCCGTACTTGTAGCAGCGCATAACGAAGAGAAAGTGGTAGGGGCCTTGATGGAGAACCTCAAGCACCTGAACTACCCAAAAGAGTTGTATGATGTGTTCGTAATTTGCGATAACTGTACGGACCGTACGGCTGAGATCGTTCGCAGCCACGGTATGAATGCCTGCGTTCGCAGCAACCCGAATTTACGTGGTAAAGGCTATGCGATCGAATGGATGCTGAAGGAATTGTGGAAAATGCCCCGTCAATATGACGCGATAGTAATGTTCGACGCCGATAATCTGGCTCATCCGGATTTCCTGAATGAGATGAACAATGATCTGTGCAGTGGCGCGCGTGTCATTCAGGGCTATATCGATACAAAGAATCCAGAGGACTCCTGGATTACTGCTGCATATGGAATCTCGTATTGGTACTGTAATCGTTTGTGGCAGTTGTCTCGCCACAATCTGGGTATGGCGAATTTCCTTGGTGGTACGGGCATGTGCTTTGAGACTAACCTGCTGAAGGAAATGGGCTGGGGCGCAACCAGTCTTGTAGAGGACCTCGAGTTCACGATGCGTTGTGTTGATCGCGGTGTATATCCGGTGTTCAACTACGATGCCAAGCTGTTCGACGAGAAGCCGCTCACGTTCAAGGCTTCGGCACGCCAGCGTTTACGCTGGATGCAAGGGCACTTTACGGTTGCCCGCCGCTACTTCTTCCCGCTGCTGTGGAAGAGCATCAAGGAGCGTAATCTGGTCAAGCTGGATATGGCGCTCTATGGTGTGAACGTATATATCGTTCTGCTTACGTTTTTGCTGACTGCGGTCATTTGGGTCGACCAGTCACTGCTTAGCGGGCCGCATTTGGATACCTTGTATGGTTACATGCCGCTGTGGATTTCGTTCGTGGCAATCGCCGCCAACGTATTTATTTTCTTGGCAGCGATGATTTTGGAGAAGGTTAAATCCAAGAAGGTCTACGCTTATTTGATCTTGTTCCCGATTTACCTGATCTCCTGGTGGCCGATTACGTTCTATGCTTTCTTCACACAGAACAACAAACATTGGAGCCATACACAGCATACCAGAGTGGTGCGCTTGGAAGAGGTTCAGAGCAAGCAAGGCTAA
- a CDS encoding phosphatase PAP2 family protein: MNSLLQKLTSLDRKIFKGINGRLHRKSLSIGFYYITHLGGAWFTIIATLLIWYFSANPWSRLGIQALVALALSHIPVAIAKKVYPRIRPYLALPGTNTFPNPLTDHSFPSGHTTAIFSVTMPFMVVMPSLIIVLGPLALVVGISRIYLGLHYPSDVLAGAVIGSSVAFGTVALWA, from the coding sequence ATGAATTCCTTGCTTCAAAAGCTTACATCTCTCGATCGGAAAATATTTAAAGGAATTAACGGACGTTTACATCGTAAATCCTTGAGTATCGGATTTTATTATATCACTCATCTAGGTGGAGCCTGGTTTACTATTATTGCCACTTTATTGATCTGGTATTTCAGCGCGAATCCTTGGAGTCGTCTAGGTATTCAGGCCTTGGTTGCCTTGGCTTTAAGTCATATTCCTGTAGCTATAGCCAAGAAAGTATATCCGCGCATTCGCCCATATCTGGCACTTCCTGGCACGAATACTTTTCCCAATCCGCTGACGGACCATTCCTTCCCTTCCGGGCATACAACAGCGATCTTCTCAGTCACGATGCCGTTTATGGTCGTCATGCCATCGCTCATTATTGTTCTTGGTCCGCTTGCTCTGGTCGTAGGAATATCCAGAATTTATCTGGGGCTTCATTACCCGTCCGACGTGCTTGCAGGGGCCGTAATCGGTTCCTCTGTAGCGTTCGGAACTGTTGCATTATGGGCGTAA
- a CDS encoding MGDG synthase family glycosyltransferase — MQKQRVLLLSEGFGAGHTQAAYALSSSLRKIAPHVQTRVLELGSFLNPRVAPVIITAYKKTVSSQPRLVRMMYRSNYNKSLNRLTTLALHRIFYTRTLQIIRQLRPDVIVCTHPIPSVVISRIKRLGFDVPLCTVITDYDVHGAWVSREVNRYLVSTEQVKEKLLERGVGASKIQITGIPVHPNFWERHQKDDIRAQFALNNLPTVLVMGGGWGFMKDEAVNSLLASYRNEIQIIFCFGNNTKQLEKMKKDPRYIHPNIHLLGFTKEVDKLMEVADLLITKPGGMTCTEGLAKGIPMLFHKPLPGQEEENSQYFASQGWGTEIHSLGDIEGWIHRLLYNYPEVLRTREEVLEHIASYHPMQSAQAILDLLADNHKWKMDNQEIK, encoded by the coding sequence GTGCAAAAACAAAGAGTATTGCTTTTATCTGAGGGGTTTGGAGCAGGTCATACGCAAGCGGCATATGCACTTTCCAGCAGTTTACGCAAAATTGCTCCACATGTTCAGACGAGAGTGCTGGAATTGGGTAGTTTTCTCAACCCTAGAGTAGCGCCGGTCATTATAACTGCCTATAAGAAGACGGTCTCCTCCCAGCCTCGGCTCGTTCGCATGATGTATCGCAGCAATTATAATAAATCTTTAAACCGATTGACGACGCTGGCACTTCATCGGATATTTTATACGCGAACTTTACAGATCATCCGTCAGCTGCGTCCCGATGTCATCGTCTGCACTCACCCAATCCCAAGCGTCGTGATCTCCCGGATCAAGCGGCTTGGCTTTGATGTACCACTGTGCACCGTTATCACTGACTATGACGTACACGGAGCATGGGTAAGCCGTGAAGTGAATCGCTATCTCGTATCGACCGAGCAAGTGAAGGAGAAGCTTCTTGAGCGCGGTGTCGGTGCATCAAAAATTCAAATTACCGGCATTCCTGTACACCCTAACTTCTGGGAGAGACATCAAAAGGATGATATCCGGGCACAGTTTGCTCTTAACAATTTGCCTACGGTACTCGTTATGGGCGGCGGTTGGGGCTTTATGAAGGATGAAGCTGTCAATTCCTTGCTAGCTTCCTATCGCAATGAGATTCAAATTATATTTTGCTTCGGCAATAACACGAAACAGCTTGAGAAAATGAAAAAGGATCCGCGGTACATTCACCCTAACATCCATCTACTCGGCTTCACTAAAGAGGTTGATAAATTGATGGAAGTAGCTGATCTGTTAATTACGAAGCCCGGAGGCATGACTTGTACCGAGGGCTTGGCGAAGGGAATTCCCATGCTGTTCCATAAGCCCCTTCCTGGCCAGGAAGAAGAGAATTCGCAATATTTCGCATCGCAGGGTTGGGGAACCGAGATCCACTCATTGGGCGATATCGAAGGTTGGATCCATCGTCTGTTATACAATTATCCTGAAGTGCTCCGTACCCGTGAAGAAGTTCTAGAACATATCGCTAGCTATCACCCCATGCAGAGTGCTCAGGCGATACTGGATCTGCTGGCAGATAATCACAAATGGAAAATGGACAATCAAGAAATTAAATAG
- the trmB gene encoding tRNA (guanosine(46)-N7)-methyltransferase TrmB, translating into MRLRGRKGIRENLEQQPELVVLDPKQYKGRWSEMFGNDRPIHVELGMGKGQFISGMSVKYPDVNFIGMDMYDELIRRGSEKVRAIQGQVDQEEADEPDRAIEVTPAGEGSSFNVRLALGNVEQIEEIFAPGEIERIYLNFSDPWPKKKHARRRLTHPRFLNKYRSILNENGEIHFKTDSRSLFQFSLNSFAATGLQMNDISLSLHEGGINEKHVMTEYEGKFVGKGMPIHRCEVIIGEAALRRYHEHKMDEF; encoded by the coding sequence ATGCGTTTACGCGGTAGAAAAGGTATTAGGGAAAATCTGGAGCAGCAGCCTGAACTGGTTGTGCTTGATCCCAAGCAATATAAAGGACGTTGGTCCGAGATGTTCGGCAACGATCGTCCGATCCATGTGGAGCTAGGCATGGGCAAAGGTCAGTTCATTAGCGGTATGAGTGTCAAATATCCGGATGTGAACTTCATCGGGATGGACATGTACGATGAACTGATCCGTCGCGGCAGTGAGAAAGTACGCGCGATTCAGGGCCAAGTTGATCAAGAAGAGGCTGATGAGCCGGATCGGGCAATTGAAGTCACTCCAGCTGGCGAAGGGAGTTCATTCAATGTTCGGCTTGCGCTTGGCAATGTGGAACAGATCGAGGAGATATTCGCACCTGGAGAGATTGAGCGGATCTACTTGAACTTCAGCGATCCATGGCCGAAGAAGAAGCATGCCAGAAGACGTCTTACGCATCCGCGTTTTTTAAATAAATACCGTTCTATTCTGAACGAGAATGGAGAGATCCATTTTAAGACGGATTCACGTTCTTTGTTCCAATTCTCGCTTAATTCTTTCGCTGCAACGGGTCTGCAGATGAACGATATATCGCTTAGCCTACATGAGGGCGGCATTAACGAGAAGCATGTGATGACCGAGTATGAAGGCAAGTTCGTCGGCAAGGGGATGCCGATTCACCGCTGTGAAGTCATTATTGGAGAAGCAGCTTTAAGACGCTATCATGAACATAAGATGGATGAATTTTAA
- a CDS encoding TIGR01212 family radical SAM protein (This family includes YhcC from E. coli K-12, an uncharacterized radical SAM protein.) produces MNTSLSASPLLWSDKRFHTWNYEMRHEFGDKVFKVMLDAGFTCPNRDGSIAKGGCTFCSSRGSGDFAGSRRDDLVTQFNKIRDKQHQKWPHAKYIGYFQAYTNTYAPVEVLREYYEAILEQPGVVGLSIATRPDCLPDDVVDYLAELNERTYLWVEMGLQTIHDTTSELINRAHDTQCYVDAVEKLRKRNIRVCTHIIYGLPQESHEMMLDTGRAVAAMDVQGIKIHLLHLMRKTPMVKQYEAGLLRFLEMDEYVKLIVDTLEFLPPEMIVHRLTGDAPRDLLIGPTWSLKKWEVLNAIDAELKNRDSWQGKYWRG; encoded by the coding sequence ATGAATACCTCATTATCTGCTTCCCCACTGCTCTGGTCTGACAAAAGATTCCATACATGGAACTACGAGATGCGGCATGAATTTGGCGATAAAGTGTTCAAAGTGATGCTAGATGCCGGATTTACCTGCCCGAATCGGGACGGCTCCATTGCCAAGGGCGGCTGCACCTTCTGCAGCTCAAGGGGGTCTGGTGATTTCGCAGGCAGCAGGCGAGATGATCTAGTGACGCAATTCAACAAAATTCGCGACAAACAGCATCAAAAGTGGCCGCATGCCAAATATATCGGTTATTTCCAAGCTTATACGAATACTTACGCTCCGGTCGAGGTTCTTCGTGAATATTACGAAGCAATTCTTGAACAGCCCGGGGTCGTTGGTCTCTCTATAGCTACGCGCCCGGACTGTCTGCCTGATGATGTCGTGGATTATCTGGCCGAACTCAATGAACGGACCTATCTATGGGTGGAAATGGGACTGCAGACGATCCATGATACAACCTCTGAACTAATTAACCGGGCCCATGATACACAATGCTATGTGGACGCTGTTGAGAAGCTGAGAAAGCGAAACATCCGCGTATGCACTCATATCATCTACGGATTGCCTCAGGAATCACATGAGATGATGCTCGATACCGGCCGTGCAGTTGCAGCAATGGATGTTCAGGGCATTAAGATTCATCTGCTTCATCTGATGCGCAAGACACCGATGGTCAAGCAATATGAAGCAGGACTGCTCCGTTTCCTAGAGATGGATGAATATGTGAAGCTGATTGTGGACACATTGGAATTCCTGCCGCCAGAAATGATTGTTCATCGTCTAACCGGGGATGCGCCGCGTGATTTACTGATCGGGCCGACGTGGAGCCTGAAGAAATGGGAAGTGCTGAACGCGATCGACGCCGAACTGAAGAACAGAGACTCCTGGCAAGGCAAGTATTGGAGGGGTTAA
- a CDS encoding class I SAM-dependent methyltransferase encodes MGFLSVLSFAHKLVADRLQPGELSIDATAGTGADTLFLAKACGRRGLVWAFDIQAEALRLTQERLDRESGDELAQVTLLQQSHAEMKEQLPSSTRGQIGAVMFNLGYLPVEEADQSLITLPESTIAALETAVSLLRPRGIATIVLYPGHPGGDQEAEAVHAWAANLPSSIGQTILYRQIQRPHAPYLIAIEKK; translated from the coding sequence ATGGGCTTTCTATCCGTACTAAGCTTTGCTCATAAGCTGGTCGCAGACAGACTCCAGCCTGGAGAATTGTCTATCGACGCTACCGCAGGCACTGGAGCCGACACCTTGTTTCTAGCCAAAGCCTGCGGACGAAGAGGTCTCGTGTGGGCATTCGATATTCAGGCTGAAGCGCTCCGTCTAACCCAGGAGAGATTGGATCGCGAATCCGGTGATGAACTGGCCCAGGTCACCTTGCTGCAGCAGAGCCATGCCGAGATGAAGGAACAGCTTCCAAGCTCGACCCGCGGCCAGATTGGGGCTGTTATGTTCAATCTGGGTTACCTGCCGGTCGAAGAGGCTGATCAATCGCTGATCACACTACCAGAGAGCACGATCGCCGCACTGGAGACAGCTGTCTCACTTCTGCGCCCGCGCGGGATCGCAACGATCGTCCTCTATCCAGGACACCCTGGCGGGGACCAAGAGGCCGAGGCTGTACATGCCTGGGCGGCGAACCTGCCTTCATCGATCGGCCAGACGATTCTGTACCGACAAATTCAACGCCCGCATGCACCTTATCTCATAGCGATCGAGAAGAAATAA
- a CDS encoding alpha/beta hydrolase, giving the protein MQENTFTFENDADQPVFVYHWYPDDTMLPLRGVVQIAHGMAETAKRYARFAEALTASGFLVYAGDHRGHGLTAANQSGLGWPGKDGLNGMVRDMTKLRDIIHSKHPNLPLFLLGHSMGSFLTQKVMYAAPEHYTGFILSGTNGPRAFLGFGEGLSKLQMKLRGPSHPSVLMNAISFGSFNRQFRPVRTAFDWLSRDEAEVDKFIADPYCGFLCSTEFFQGLFGILRDIHRPDHVSQIPKDKPVYIFCGDHDPVGLSGVGVKRLVQLYEQLGIKDLELKLYPGGRHEMLNEINRDEVTNNVINWLERHVS; this is encoded by the coding sequence ATGCAAGAGAACACCTTTACTTTCGAAAACGACGCCGATCAACCCGTGTTCGTCTATCATTGGTATCCGGACGATACGATGCTGCCGTTACGCGGCGTTGTGCAGATTGCCCACGGTATGGCGGAGACCGCCAAGCGCTATGCCCGTTTCGCGGAGGCGCTCACCGCCTCCGGATTCCTCGTGTACGCGGGTGATCACCGCGGTCACGGCTTGACGGCAGCGAATCAATCCGGGCTGGGATGGCCCGGTAAGGACGGTTTGAACGGTATGGTCCGGGATATGACGAAATTAAGAGATATAATCCACAGTAAGCACCCGAATTTGCCTCTCTTCTTGTTGGGCCACAGTATGGGGTCCTTCCTGACGCAAAAGGTGATGTACGCTGCACCCGAGCATTATACCGGCTTTATACTGTCAGGAACCAACGGACCGAGAGCTTTTCTCGGCTTCGGTGAAGGGCTTTCCAAGCTACAGATGAAGCTGCGGGGACCAAGCCATCCGAGTGTACTTATGAATGCAATCTCCTTCGGCAGCTTCAACCGCCAATTCCGTCCTGTACGAACGGCCTTTGATTGGCTGTCCCGTGACGAGGCGGAAGTCGACAAATTTATTGCCGATCCTTATTGCGGATTCCTATGTAGTACGGAATTCTTCCAAGGCTTATTCGGGATTTTAAGAGATATTCATCGTCCGGACCATGTAAGCCAGATTCCGAAGGATAAGCCGGTCTACATATTTTGCGGTGATCACGACCCGGTCGGATTAAGCGGCGTTGGCGTCAAACGACTGGTGCAATTATATGAACAATTGGGCATAAAGGACCTGGAACTGAAATTATATCCTGGCGGAAGACATGAAATGCTTAATGAGATCAACCGCGATGAGGTCACAAACAATGTTATTAACTGGCTGGAGCGACATGTATCTTAA
- a CDS encoding glucosaminidase domain-containing protein: MQPFILSDGEAVRLKKYIEKKYVDLDSEQRRAIWSDAAHRVIDSRLPSFPDEVKEKVRFELLNKQRDTLILHQDDALRECLTLDLNQDELLGALTVWVSSRSAVPLERERLRDTLLQWSQHSPDQISLNALVEARSQASDAPQHMNEASCVAKEIAVSVETANMANMADLYTPTAPRRWMVRPWAMMAIVSSCVAAAIILVFTMNSFRNEQPTAGAQTYPSVMEIMLRDIRERESLRRAGGIPAELRYMDVDKKRLSLFLQDRNSLLAEEPYLSAIIASAKRYDVHPLLLFAITGQEQGFVPKDQKQAKQIANNPFNVFGSWESYNTTIEVSADIAAKTVKNISSRRLGDDHPIQWLNQTYAEDPEWWTGVTWLFNTMRQQIEGKSFEWAK; this comes from the coding sequence ATGCAACCATTTATTTTATCGGATGGAGAAGCGGTTCGGCTAAAGAAGTACATAGAGAAAAAGTACGTGGATCTTGACTCAGAGCAGAGACGGGCTATTTGGTCAGATGCAGCTCATCGGGTCATCGACAGCCGTCTGCCCTCTTTTCCGGATGAAGTGAAGGAGAAGGTACGATTTGAGCTGCTGAACAAGCAGAGGGATACGCTGATCCTTCATCAGGATGATGCATTGCGTGAGTGCCTGACTCTGGATTTGAATCAGGATGAGTTGTTGGGTGCTCTGACAGTATGGGTAAGCAGTAGATCCGCCGTGCCTTTGGAACGTGAGAGACTTAGGGATACCCTATTACAATGGTCCCAGCATTCACCCGATCAAATCTCCTTGAACGCGTTGGTGGAGGCAAGGTCCCAAGCTTCAGATGCCCCTCAGCACATGAATGAGGCTAGCTGCGTCGCTAAAGAGATAGCTGTATCTGTTGAGACAGCCAACATGGCGAATATGGCAGATTTATATACTCCAACAGCCCCTAGAAGATGGATGGTCCGCCCTTGGGCCATGATGGCGATAGTCTCAAGTTGTGTGGCTGCTGCGATCATCCTTGTGTTCACAATGAACAGCTTCCGGAACGAGCAACCTACGGCCGGAGCACAGACATATCCAAGCGTGATGGAGATTATGCTGCGCGATATTCGTGAGCGGGAGAGCTTGCGGAGAGCTGGTGGTATTCCTGCCGAACTTCGCTATATGGATGTGGATAAGAAGCGATTATCACTATTTTTACAGGATAGAAATTCTTTGCTGGCTGAAGAACCGTATCTGTCAGCGATCATTGCATCGGCGAAGCGATATGATGTTCATCCATTACTGTTGTTCGCGATTACGGGACAGGAGCAGGGTTTTGTGCCGAAGGATCAAAAGCAAGCGAAGCAAATAGCGAATAATCCGTTCAACGTATTTGGCAGCTGGGAGAGTTATAACACGACCATCGAGGTATCGGCTGATATTGCTGCCAAGACGGTCAAGAATATAAGCAGTCGTCGTCTGGGAGATGATCATCCGATTCAATGGTTGAATCAGACCTATGCGGAGGACCCGGAATGGTGGACGGGCGTAACCTGGTTATTCAATACGATGCGGCAACAAATCGAGGGGAAATCCTTTGAGTGGGCGAAGTAA
- a CDS encoding nitric oxide synthase oxygenase, which produces MDTETNKRDKESDRILYVKAEEFIRQCYGELNKSEEEAKRRLAGIEAEIERLGTYELTYEELEHGAKMAWRNSNRCIGRLFWDSLNVIDARRLSTEEEIVEALLQHIDYATNGGKIRPTITIFHQCTTDLHIRIWNHQLIRYAGYAEEEGVIGDPISMAFTNQCKQLGWVGKETPFDLLPIVVQVNEQQPQVFALQDGSILEVPIRHPEYVRFNELNIKWYGVPIISDMGLEIGGLHFTAAPFNGWYMGTEIGARNLADEGRYNLLPAMAEAMGLDTTSNRSLWKDKAMIELNAAVLQSYREAGVSIVDHHTAAEQFALFEQREAKQERAVTGNWTWLIPPMSPATTHIWHKQYDNSYITPNFYTQDKCY; this is translated from the coding sequence ATGGACACAGAGACCAATAAGCGGGATAAAGAAAGTGATCGTATCCTCTATGTCAAAGCCGAGGAGTTCATCCGTCAATGTTATGGCGAATTGAATAAATCGGAGGAAGAGGCTAAGCGTCGATTGGCTGGGATTGAGGCGGAGATAGAACGCTTGGGAACTTATGAATTAACCTATGAAGAACTGGAGCACGGGGCAAAAATGGCCTGGAGGAACAGCAATCGCTGTATAGGCCGGTTGTTCTGGGATTCTCTGAACGTAATCGATGCACGGCGCTTGTCCACAGAGGAGGAGATCGTGGAGGCATTGCTGCAGCATATCGATTATGCCACGAACGGCGGGAAGATTCGCCCGACCATCACGATATTCCATCAATGTACGACCGATCTCCATATTCGCATCTGGAATCATCAGTTGATTCGGTATGCAGGTTATGCTGAAGAGGAGGGAGTCATCGGCGACCCAATCTCTATGGCCTTTACAAATCAATGTAAGCAATTAGGCTGGGTAGGGAAAGAGACTCCTTTCGATCTTCTGCCTATTGTGGTGCAGGTGAATGAACAGCAACCGCAGGTATTTGCCCTGCAAGACGGCTCGATTCTGGAGGTTCCAATCAGGCATCCTGAATATGTTCGCTTTAATGAATTGAATATCAAGTGGTATGGTGTGCCTATCATCTCAGATATGGGGTTGGAGATCGGAGGCTTGCATTTCACGGCTGCGCCTTTTAATGGCTGGTACATGGGAACCGAGATCGGGGCCCGAAATCTTGCCGATGAAGGCAGGTACAATTTGCTGCCCGCGATGGCTGAGGCGATGGGATTAGACACGACATCCAACCGCTCCTTATGGAAGGATAAAGCTATGATCGAATTGAATGCCGCCGTGCTGCAGTCCTACCGTGAAGCAGGTGTGAGCATTGTCGATCATCATACAGCGGCAGAGCAGTTCGCTCTGTTCGAGCAAAGGGAGGCGAAGCAGGAACGCGCTGTCACTGGGAACTGGACTTGGTTAATCCCGCCGATGTCGCCGGCAACCACGCATATATGGCATAAGCAGTACGATAATTCGTACATCACTCCCAATTTCTATACGCAGGATAAATGCTATTAG